In Tessaracoccus flavus, the following are encoded in one genomic region:
- a CDS encoding FABP family protein, translating into MHVNLLPAAALAGTYVGLGRGEYPTIEGFEYREELTFADVGKPFLQYVQRTWSADGERPMHTESGYLRIGEGGHIEMTIAQPMGQTESCEGTLTVEDGVLTLTLNAKVTNTTTAKVVHATKRTYHLVGDQLATTFDMEAVGEEMGRHLTSTLKRVATR; encoded by the coding sequence ATGCACGTGAATCTGTTGCCCGCCGCTGCGCTCGCCGGGACCTACGTCGGCCTCGGGCGCGGGGAGTACCCGACGATCGAGGGTTTCGAGTACCGCGAGGAGTTGACGTTCGCCGACGTCGGGAAGCCGTTCCTCCAGTACGTCCAGCGGACCTGGTCTGCCGACGGCGAGCGTCCGATGCACACCGAGAGCGGATACCTCAGGATCGGGGAGGGCGGGCACATCGAGATGACCATCGCCCAGCCCATGGGCCAGACGGAATCCTGCGAGGGCACCCTCACCGTGGAGGACGGCGTGCTGACGCTCACCCTCAACGCCAAGGTCACCAACACCACCACCGCCAAGGTGGTCCACGCCACCAAGCGCACCTACCACCTGGTCGGGGACCAGCTGGCGACCACCTTCGACATGGAGGCGGTGGGCGAGGAGATGGGGCGCCACCTCACCTCAACCTTGAAGCGGGTCGCGACGCGCTGA